One window of Alkaliphilus metalliredigens QYMF genomic DNA carries:
- a CDS encoding aspartate kinase yields the protein MNIVVQKYGGSSIGSTEKIKKVADKIIRTKKAGKDVVVIVSAMGKNTDELVNLAKSISGKPDPREMDVLLTTGEQVSISLLSMALIEKGYKAISFTGSQLNIQTTSSHQKARIMDIDVTKVTEALKEGKIVVVAGFQGVTEDNDFTTLGRGGSDTSAVALAAKLEGTCEIYTDVDGIYAMDPRRLKNAKKIPRISYDEMMEMASNGAGVMHYRAVELAHKYDIPLYVASTFSDEPGTIIDNGGGKTMEEAVVTGMASSLEDIQITVLNLPSPTKSLYRLFGQLGEKGINVDMISQMLTEDNLMHVSFTAPKDDLWLVEKVLREWQQQDPTIQWEINEDIAKISAVGLGMRSHAGVAAKVFELMSDNNIEVKMVTTSEIRITWVVVREKEQQVIDLIGHHFGLEMSL from the coding sequence ATGAATATTGTTGTGCAAAAATATGGGGGATCTTCTATAGGCTCCACTGAAAAAATAAAAAAAGTTGCAGATAAGATTATTAGAACAAAAAAAGCTGGAAAAGATGTGGTGGTTATTGTATCGGCCATGGGTAAAAATACCGATGAACTGGTTAATTTAGCAAAGTCAATATCAGGAAAACCAGATCCAAGAGAGATGGATGTGCTATTAACCACTGGAGAACAGGTATCTATCTCTCTCCTTTCCATGGCTTTAATTGAAAAAGGCTATAAAGCAATTTCATTTACAGGTTCACAATTAAACATTCAAACAACATCGAGCCATCAAAAAGCAAGAATAATGGATATTGATGTAACAAAGGTAACTGAAGCCTTAAAGGAAGGTAAAATTGTGGTTGTGGCAGGGTTTCAAGGGGTGACGGAGGACAACGATTTTACAACATTAGGGCGAGGTGGTAGTGATACCTCTGCGGTTGCTCTAGCGGCTAAACTAGAAGGAACCTGTGAAATTTACACTGATGTCGATGGGATTTATGCCATGGACCCTAGACGATTGAAAAATGCAAAAAAGATCCCTAGAATCAGCTATGATGAAATGATGGAAATGGCAAGTAATGGAGCGGGAGTGATGCACTATAGAGCGGTGGAATTAGCGCATAAATATGATATTCCTCTCTATGTTGCTTCTACCTTTTCAGATGAACCGGGGACCATAATTGATAATGGAGGAGGGAAAACAATGGAAGAAGCAGTTGTGACTGGAATGGCATCTAGCCTAGAAGATATACAGATTACGGTACTAAATCTTCCCTCTCCAACCAAAAGTCTATATCGACTTTTTGGACAACTAGGAGAGAAGGGAATTAATGTAGATATGATCTCTCAGATGCTAACTGAGGACAATCTAATGCATGTGAGCTTTACTGCACCAAAGGACGATTTGTGGCTGGTGGAAAAAGTGTTGAGAGAGTGGCAGCAACAGGATCCAACGATTCAATGGGAGATAAATGAAGACATTGCAAAAATTTCAGCTGTTGGATTGGGAATGCGTTCTCATGCTGGAGTGGCAGCGAAGGTATTTGAGCTGATGTCTGATAATAATATAGAAGTGAAAATGGTCACAACTTCAGAAATTAGAATCACATGGGTTGTTGTCAGGGAAAAAGAGCAACAGGTAATTGATTTAATTGGGCATCATTTTGGATTGGAGATGAGTTTGTGA
- a CDS encoding aspartate aminotransferase family protein produces MKRDWMKLDQAYLLPTYGRMPVVVADARGATITDVEGKCYLDLFAGLAVNVLGHGHPALMEELEEQSKRFLHISNFFYNIPAIELAEKMIERTFPGKIFFTNSGAESTEAMIKYIHKYSKGNNGKGVVVFENSFHGRTLGALKLTRMNNVQQDFPTIKFPVHEIPTEDIQALESCFKTHQPAAFLFEPISGSGGVHVISTEFMERAQALCEAHGVLFCVDEIQTGIGRTGRLFAYEYSDVKPDLLLFAKGVGGGLPLGGIIVAEKISHYFKPGDHGTTFAPNPLSSSLGRRTLEVIDNVFLQQVREKGEYMIKKLEALKVTFPHSIGDIRGRGLMIGVEILKGSQTLKQNFLEREMLVNMTSGNILRLIPPLVIEKEEIDRFISVFEEIMTR; encoded by the coding sequence GTGAAGAGAGATTGGATGAAGCTAGACCAAGCATATTTACTACCCACCTATGGGCGAATGCCTGTGGTGGTTGCAGATGCCAGAGGAGCAACAATAACAGATGTAGAAGGTAAATGCTACCTAGATTTGTTTGCGGGCTTAGCGGTTAATGTATTGGGTCATGGACATCCAGCTTTAATGGAGGAGCTAGAAGAACAAAGTAAACGCTTTTTACACATTTCTAACTTTTTTTACAATATACCTGCCATTGAATTAGCAGAAAAAATGATCGAGAGAACATTTCCAGGCAAAATATTTTTTACTAATTCTGGAGCTGAGAGTACCGAGGCAATGATTAAATATATCCACAAATATAGTAAGGGAAATAATGGAAAGGGTGTTGTTGTATTTGAAAACAGCTTTCATGGGAGAACACTGGGAGCCTTGAAACTGACACGTATGAATAATGTGCAGCAAGATTTTCCAACCATTAAATTTCCTGTCCATGAAATTCCAACAGAGGATATACAAGCTTTAGAAAGCTGCTTTAAAACACATCAACCTGCAGCATTTCTATTTGAACCTATTTCAGGTTCTGGGGGTGTTCATGTGATTTCTACTGAGTTTATGGAAAGAGCTCAGGCATTATGTGAAGCACATGGTGTTCTGTTTTGCGTAGATGAAATTCAAACGGGAATAGGGAGAACTGGAAGACTTTTTGCCTATGAGTATAGTGATGTGAAGCCGGATCTATTACTATTTGCTAAGGGAGTTGGTGGCGGACTTCCATTAGGTGGCATCATAGTGGCTGAAAAAATAAGTCATTATTTCAAGCCTGGAGACCATGGAACAACCTTTGCACCCAACCCACTGAGTTCAAGCTTAGGGAGAAGAACGTTAGAAGTGATAGATAATGTCTTTTTACAGCAAGTGAGGGAAAAAGGTGAATACATGATAAAAAAGCTAGAAGCACTAAAAGTGACTTTTCCCCATAGCATTGGTGACATTAGGGGAAGGGGTTTGATGATTGGAGTTGAGATCCTCAAGGGATCCCAAACCTTGAAGCAAAACTTCCTGGAACGAGAAATGCTGGTCAATATGACTAGTGGTAATATATTACGATTAATCCCACCCTTGGTCATAGAAAAAGAAGAAATAGACCGATTTATCAGCGTGTTTGAAGAAATAATGACAAGATAA
- the dapA gene encoding 4-hydroxy-tetrahydrodipicolinate synthase → MFNGTGVAIVTPFKNGEVDIDALRKLIDFHLENHTQALIVLGTTGEASTQSIEERKLVIKTAVANAKGKIPIIIGTGSNNTATAVKYTEQAEELGADGILLTTPYYNKCTQKGLIAHLTTVANATTLPVILYNVPSRTGVNIPAEVVAKMAELDNVVGMKEASGDMGQILDIKRLTPPGFKIYSGNDDQVIPIYACGGHGVISVAGNIMPRVMQSICAAFMEGKVEEAISLQLKYKKCIDLLFSEVNPIPVKAALNEMGYIEDELRLPLTSMEAVNREKLVEEMKKLQII, encoded by the coding sequence ATGTTTAATGGTACAGGTGTTGCAATCGTCACGCCATTTAAAAATGGTGAAGTTGATATTGATGCACTTCGAAAATTGATAGATTTTCATTTAGAGAATCATACTCAGGCATTGATCGTATTAGGAACAACAGGAGAAGCATCAACCCAAAGTATAGAAGAAAGAAAGCTTGTGATCAAAACAGCAGTTGCCAATGCAAAGGGGAAAATACCAATTATTATCGGTACGGGGTCCAATAACACAGCAACTGCAGTAAAATATACTGAGCAGGCAGAGGAATTAGGGGCCGATGGCATTTTATTAACCACACCATACTATAATAAATGTACACAAAAAGGCTTGATTGCTCACTTGACAACTGTGGCAAATGCAACAACATTACCAGTGATTTTATATAATGTGCCTTCTAGAACTGGGGTCAACATTCCTGCCGAGGTTGTGGCAAAAATGGCTGAGTTAGATAATGTTGTGGGAATGAAGGAAGCCAGTGGTGATATGGGGCAAATATTAGATATCAAACGCTTAACACCACCGGGCTTTAAAATTTATTCCGGTAATGATGACCAGGTGATTCCGATTTATGCTTGTGGAGGTCATGGGGTAATTTCTGTAGCAGGAAACATCATGCCAAGGGTAATGCAATCTATATGTGCGGCCTTTATGGAAGGAAAAGTTGAAGAGGCTATTTCCTTACAATTAAAATATAAAAAATGCATTGACTTGCTCTTCTCTGAAGTCAATCCAATTCCTGTGAAAGCAGCACTGAATGAGATGGGATATATTGAAGATGAATTACGTCTGCCCCTTACTTCAATGGAAGCGGTCAATCGTGAGAAGCTAGTTGAAGAAATGAAAAAGCTTCAAATCATCTAG
- a CDS encoding GerAB/ArcD/ProY family transporter codes for MLGIENENKIKISFRQLLWLTVAQLGGASILYLPGMIEAGRDVWISNIIASIVAYIVIFIHYLPLSLCPGLSMTNALNKYWGKLLGGLMNLYYALFFFILCCLVVSDVFYFGKITMPETPGYIFIIFFIVPAVYGVKLGLEVFVRLLEFLLPILIIVYCILFLLVLSKLDFGKVLPIMSQGIKPVLAGAIPNMNFPYAQILPVIFYYRYTKTKARGKSQFLKYTFIAIFLATVLLTFRALASVASFEEETLKTLNFPPFSTIRIIEVGDIIERLDPLFLAVFYVTTYFKFIITYYVICEIISDYFQLGEPKDFAWPVAILIGVSMPFLIPRFDVILAWVVPYFFVSLPLFAPIPLLLFITIKLKDKKHRKHKTVN; via the coding sequence ATGTTAGGGATAGAAAATGAGAATAAAATAAAGATATCCTTTAGGCAGCTTCTATGGTTAACCGTAGCGCAACTGGGAGGCGCATCCATTCTTTATCTTCCAGGTATGATTGAGGCAGGTAGGGATGTTTGGATTTCCAATATAATCGCATCCATAGTCGCCTATATCGTTATTTTTATTCACTACCTGCCTCTATCACTGTGTCCTGGCTTAAGTATGACCAATGCCCTAAATAAGTATTGGGGTAAGCTCCTGGGGGGCTTGATGAATCTTTATTATGCTTTGTTCTTTTTTATTCTTTGTTGTCTGGTTGTTTCTGATGTTTTTTATTTTGGAAAAATAACCATGCCAGAGACCCCTGGTTATATTTTTATCATTTTTTTTATAGTCCCTGCTGTCTATGGGGTCAAGCTTGGCCTAGAGGTCTTTGTAAGGTTGTTAGAGTTTCTACTACCCATCCTGATAATTGTCTATTGTATTTTATTTCTTCTGGTTCTATCTAAACTGGATTTTGGAAAAGTTTTACCCATTATGTCCCAGGGTATAAAGCCTGTATTGGCAGGAGCCATTCCTAATATGAATTTTCCCTATGCTCAAATACTACCAGTGATTTTTTATTATAGATATACGAAAACAAAGGCTCGGGGGAAAAGCCAGTTCTTGAAATATACATTTATAGCAATTTTCTTGGCCACAGTACTACTAACATTTAGAGCATTGGCTTCTGTGGCTTCTTTTGAGGAAGAAACCTTAAAAACCCTTAATTTTCCTCCCTTTAGCACAATAAGAATTATCGAGGTTGGAGATATTATTGAAAGGCTAGACCCATTGTTTTTGGCAGTCTTTTATGTGACGACTTACTTTAAATTCATTATTACGTATTATGTCATTTGTGAAATCATTTCCGATTATTTTCAGTTAGGAGAGCCCAAGGATTTTGCTTGGCCTGTTGCGATTTTAATTGGGGTATCCATGCCATTTCTCATCCCTAGATTTGATGTAATTCTAGCATGGGTGGTACCTTATTTCTTTGTGTCGCTACCATTGTTTGCACCCATACCCTTGTTATTGTTTATAACAATTAAATTGAAAGATAAAAAACATAGAAAGCATAAAACAGTAAATTAG
- a CDS encoding carbon-nitrogen hydrolase family protein, with the protein MEKVKVAICQMLITEKKSKNLQKAEELIREASGEGAKLIVLPEMFNCPYDNAYFSRFAEEYPGESTQLLSQLAKELGVIIIGGSIPEQEGDRIYNTCFIFGEAGELIGRHRKVHLFDIDVKNGIRFKESDTLTAGEEMTVVETVLGKIGVAICYDMRFPELIRMMALEGAQVVIVPAAFNMTTGPAHWEATIKVRALDNQIYFIAASPARNLEASYHAYGHSMLMNPWGDVVNKADETEQILYGDLDFDYLNRVREQLPLLKHRRSELYRL; encoded by the coding sequence GTGGAGAAAGTCAAAGTAGCCATATGTCAAATGCTAATTACAGAAAAAAAGTCTAAAAACCTACAAAAGGCAGAGGAACTGATTCGTGAAGCTTCAGGAGAAGGTGCTAAGCTCATTGTATTACCTGAAATGTTCAATTGTCCCTATGATAATGCATATTTTTCTCGCTTTGCAGAGGAATACCCAGGGGAAAGCACACAGTTATTGAGTCAATTAGCTAAAGAACTAGGGGTCATAATCATTGGGGGTTCTATTCCTGAGCAGGAAGGAGACCGAATTTACAATACTTGTTTTATATTTGGCGAAGCAGGAGAGCTAATAGGGCGTCATCGGAAGGTACATCTTTTTGATATAGATGTGAAAAATGGCATTCGTTTTAAAGAGTCCGACACCCTGACTGCAGGAGAGGAAATGACGGTAGTTGAAACGGTACTGGGAAAAATAGGTGTGGCTATTTGCTATGATATGCGTTTCCCAGAACTGATTAGAATGATGGCATTAGAGGGAGCGCAGGTGGTTATTGTTCCTGCAGCCTTTAATATGACCACGGGGCCTGCCCATTGGGAGGCGACGATCAAGGTGCGGGCATTAGACAACCAAATATACTTTATTGCTGCTTCACCAGCCCGTAACTTGGAGGCATCATATCATGCATATGGACATTCTATGTTGATGAATCCATGGGGAGATGTGGTGAACAAGGCAGATGAAACCGAACAAATTCTCTATGGAGACCTAGACTTTGATTATCTTAATAGGGTGAGAGAGCAGCTACCATTATTAAAGCATAGACGTAGTGAACTATACCGTTTATAA
- a CDS encoding aspartate-semialdehyde dehydrogenase — MKLNIGVVGATGAVGRKMLEILEERQIPVGKLRAFASARSAGEKILFKDQEITVELLTEEVMKESYDYLLFSAGGDVSEKFAPIAAEAGNVVIDNSSQWRMTKGVPLIVPEVNAHVLKGYRGIIANPNCSTIQMIVALAPLHRRYRMKRIVVSTYQAVSGSGQKAIEELTQQMADGNHPNEVYTRKIARNCIPHIDVFNENGFTKEELKMVYETQKILEDKTIEVNATTVRIPVFYGHSESLYMEFDETPSVEEVKEILSKAPGVVVVDNPSENQYPTPLEAENTDDTYVGRIRMDLFNPKALSMWVVADNLRKGAATNAVQVIEAMEGLK; from the coding sequence ATGAAGTTAAATATTGGTGTAGTAGGTGCAACAGGAGCAGTAGGTAGAAAAATGCTTGAAATCTTAGAGGAACGACAAATTCCTGTAGGTAAGCTGAGGGCATTTGCATCAGCCAGATCTGCCGGAGAAAAGATTCTTTTTAAGGATCAAGAGATCACAGTAGAGCTTCTAACTGAAGAAGTGATGAAAGAATCCTATGATTATCTGTTGTTTTCAGCTGGAGGAGATGTTTCTGAAAAATTTGCTCCAATCGCTGCAGAGGCAGGTAATGTAGTGATAGATAACTCATCCCAATGGCGAATGACCAAAGGTGTTCCTTTGATTGTGCCAGAAGTAAATGCACATGTATTGAAGGGATATCGGGGAATTATTGCGAATCCAAATTGTTCCACCATTCAGATGATTGTTGCATTAGCACCTTTACATCGCAGGTACCGCATGAAGAGAATCGTTGTCTCTACATATCAAGCGGTATCAGGAAGTGGTCAAAAAGCCATAGAGGAATTAACACAACAAATGGCCGATGGAAATCATCCCAACGAAGTATATACAAGAAAAATTGCAAGAAATTGTATTCCTCACATAGATGTTTTCAATGAGAATGGATTTACCAAGGAAGAACTAAAAATGGTTTATGAAACTCAAAAAATACTAGAGGATAAAACCATTGAAGTAAATGCAACCACAGTTAGAATTCCAGTCTTTTATGGGCATAGCGAGTCTCTATACATGGAATTTGACGAAACACCTAGTGTAGAAGAGGTTAAAGAAATTTTAAGTAAAGCACCGGGCGTTGTGGTGGTAGATAATCCAAGTGAAAACCAATACCCAACACCACTAGAGGCAGAAAACACTGATGATACCTATGTAGGCAGAATACGGATGGATTTATTTAATCCAAAGGCTTTATCCATGTGGGTTGTGGCAGATAACTTAAGAAAAGGTGCAGCTACCAATGCAGTGCAAGTGATTGAAGCAATGGAAGGCTTAAAATAA
- a CDS encoding cell wall hydrolase, with amino-acid sequence MDIKDKLKNISKLRKQSMLIIFAVLTLAILTTSILAQNLQSEELQKISLDSESIGEEAAIAKEKELDLDLDLDLELEEGASTEQGEKVSLLEENTMSSSATYATVETTTEEALSAPSTSTQQTKEQSEQQSQATKVEPITADTYQIQNGDSLFLISQRAGVSVDHLKNLNRLNSDQINVGQTLQIKGQAPASSIPSNTTVSRGADREDDMYWLSRIIHAEAQGESYQGKVAVGNVIMNRVGDGNFPNSIYGVVFDRQHGYTQFSPVLDGSIHNKPHQDSVRAAREVLDGARPVGDALYFLNPRKATNFWIVQNRKHMMTIGLHDFYH; translated from the coding sequence ATGGATATTAAGGATAAGCTAAAAAACATAAGCAAATTAAGAAAACAAAGTATGCTAATTATTTTTGCAGTACTTACGTTAGCAATTTTAACAACAAGTATTTTAGCCCAAAATCTTCAGTCTGAGGAACTGCAAAAGATCAGTCTGGACTCTGAAAGCATAGGGGAAGAGGCAGCTATAGCTAAGGAAAAAGAGCTGGATCTGGATCTAGATCTAGACCTGGAGCTAGAAGAAGGAGCTTCGACTGAACAAGGTGAAAAAGTATCGTTATTAGAAGAAAATACAATGAGCAGTAGCGCTACATACGCTACTGTAGAGACGACAACAGAGGAAGCTTTGAGTGCGCCATCTACAAGTACGCAACAGACAAAAGAGCAAAGTGAGCAGCAGTCACAAGCCACAAAAGTAGAGCCAATTACTGCTGACACCTACCAGATTCAAAATGGTGATTCATTATTCTTGATTTCCCAAAGAGCGGGGGTATCTGTAGACCATTTGAAAAACCTAAACAGACTTAACTCGGATCAAATTAATGTGGGACAGACCCTACAAATCAAAGGACAAGCACCTGCTAGTTCCATCCCATCAAATACAACGGTTTCAAGAGGTGCCGACAGAGAAGATGACATGTATTGGTTGAGCCGAATTATCCATGCAGAGGCCCAAGGTGAATCTTATCAAGGTAAGGTAGCAGTTGGAAATGTCATCATGAATCGCGTTGGAGATGGCAACTTCCCTAATTCAATTTATGGTGTTGTTTTTGATCGTCAACATGGCTATACGCAATTCTCCCCTGTACTTGATGGGAGTATTCATAATAAACCACATCAAGACAGTGTAAGGGCCGCCCGAGAAGTACTGGACGGTGCTCGTCCAGTTGGAGATGCGCTATACTTCTTAAATCCAAGAAAAGCAACAAACTTCTGGATTGTACAAAATAGAAAACATATGATGACCATTGGACTACATGATTTTTATCATTAA
- a CDS encoding spore germination protein, with protein MRKSTLQIIKESIHKITKNNSKTGTSTNKDTKSHETTQSVKFSHHLDKNIQIIESYLGDSDDIKFRYLQIPTLPSIRAVVVFIETLVDDSILESSVLTPLTQGLGERTVEERTYLSSHIDDLIESTLPNSNICFLQDVNEAVDELLSGNGIILIQNYANVISITISQGAAREYAEPQTEKVVKGPQQGFVEDIAANVSMIRKRIKSPNLVIKELTIGRESRSEIRVAYIKHIVNPSIVKEVFKRLKRIDVDGIVGSASIEEYIDDAPTNLFQTTFYTERPDRVQAMLLEGRITILCDGTPFAITVPAIVTDFFINSDDYYQNPYFASFTRFIGYLGAFMMTFLPSIYIAVSTFHQEVLPTSLALTIAGARAGVPFPTFVETLIMEIAFEALRQAGTRLPTHVGQAVSIVGALIIGQAAVEAGLVSSAVVIVVATTAIFSFTIPYTNFSLSLRLTRFFMMALAATLGIYGIMTGALLVALNLVSLRSFGVPFMVPFAPLSFQDMKDWVFRFPQWAITKRSPYIVNGNVNKKAKNLKPKP; from the coding sequence ATGAGAAAGTCTACACTACAAATCATTAAAGAATCAATTCATAAAATTACTAAAAATAATAGCAAGACAGGTACAAGTACAAATAAAGATACTAAGAGTCATGAAACGACTCAGTCAGTAAAATTTTCTCATCATTTAGATAAAAATATTCAAATCATTGAGTCCTACTTAGGAGATAGTGATGATATCAAATTTAGATATCTTCAGATCCCTACCCTCCCCAGTATAAGGGCAGTGGTCGTATTTATCGAAACCTTAGTAGATGACAGCATATTAGAGTCTTCGGTATTAACTCCCTTAACTCAAGGCCTTGGAGAAAGAACTGTTGAAGAAAGAACTTATTTAAGCTCCCATATAGATGACTTAATAGAAAGCACATTACCTAATAGCAACATTTGTTTTTTACAAGATGTCAATGAAGCAGTAGATGAACTTTTATCAGGAAATGGTATTATATTGATCCAAAATTATGCAAATGTCATATCAATTACGATCTCCCAGGGTGCTGCTAGGGAATATGCTGAACCCCAAACAGAGAAAGTCGTTAAGGGTCCTCAACAGGGCTTTGTGGAGGATATAGCTGCTAATGTTTCAATGATTAGAAAAAGAATTAAATCACCAAACCTTGTTATCAAAGAGCTTACCATAGGTAGAGAGTCAAGATCGGAAATAAGAGTCGCTTACATAAAGCATATTGTTAATCCTTCTATTGTCAAAGAAGTATTCAAAAGACTTAAGCGGATAGATGTTGATGGCATTGTTGGCTCTGCAAGCATTGAGGAATATATCGACGATGCCCCCACCAACCTCTTTCAAACCACCTTTTATACTGAAAGACCCGATAGGGTACAAGCAATGTTACTGGAAGGCAGGATAACTATATTATGTGACGGAACCCCCTTTGCAATCACCGTCCCTGCCATCGTTACAGATTTTTTTATTAATTCTGATGACTATTACCAGAATCCTTACTTTGCAAGCTTCACTAGATTTATAGGATATCTAGGTGCCTTTATGATGACATTTTTACCCTCTATTTATATCGCTGTTAGCACCTTTCATCAGGAGGTGCTTCCCACAAGCCTTGCCCTCACCATAGCTGGTGCTAGGGCAGGGGTGCCTTTCCCTACCTTTGTGGAGACGTTGATTATGGAGATTGCTTTTGAAGCTCTGAGACAGGCTGGCACCAGACTTCCAACCCATGTCGGTCAAGCAGTGAGTATTGTTGGGGCCTTAATCATTGGTCAAGCTGCCGTTGAAGCTGGATTGGTTTCTTCTGCAGTCGTTATTGTTGTTGCTACCACTGCCATTTTTTCTTTTACCATACCCTACACTAACTTTTCCTTAAGCTTACGATTGACAAGGTTTTTTATGATGGCGCTAGCAGCAACCCTGGGGATTTATGGCATCATGACAGGAGCCTTACTAGTAGCTCTTAACCTCGTCTCCTTAAGGTCCTTCGGTGTCCCCTTTATGGTTCCCTTTGCTCCTTTAAGCTTTCAGGATATGAAGGATTGGGTATTTAGATTTCCCCAATGGGCGATTACCAAAAGATCCCCTTATATTGTTAATGGAAATGTCAATAAAAAGGCAAAAAATCTAAAACCCAAACCATAA
- a CDS encoding DUF5416 family protein, producing MANFIWGATKINELKAGDVYNPKDKLLTTEDVQCLKILDKIMKNCNMLPEKRLKEAFLEIIKQEDYQLLYYDGHTRDSTAYINHIIKKNTDEKPDTLEFNLFIFKLTYWLTEYFIHHSA from the coding sequence GTGGCAAATTTTATTTGGGGAGCAACTAAGATCAATGAATTGAAAGCCGGAGATGTCTATAATCCTAAGGACAAGCTCTTGACAACAGAGGATGTGCAATGCTTAAAAATCCTAGATAAAATTATGAAAAATTGCAATATGCTTCCTGAAAAAAGATTAAAAGAAGCATTTTTGGAGATTATTAAACAAGAGGATTATCAACTTCTTTATTACGATGGTCATACGAGAGATTCCACGGCGTATATCAATCATATCATTAAAAAGAATACCGATGAGAAACCAGACACACTGGAGTTTAATCTCTTTATATTTAAATTAACCTATTGGCTGACTGAATATTTCATACATCACAGTGCATAG
- the dapB gene encoding 4-hydroxy-tetrahydrodipicolinate reductase, with amino-acid sequence MKLLIWGLSGTMGNLISVAAQKDSHWSNIAGVDAKNPTSNLKHTPEVIIDFSHPSALEGVLDYAMAHGVPLVIGTTGFEKEHLEAIDQAAKHIPVLQATNMSLGMNILFSLVEQVAGMLKNKADIEVIESHHNRKMDAPSGSAVTIVECIEKGLGEARKHQHGREGQCPREKGEIGVHAIRGGNIVGFHEANFINELETVKVSHEAHDRSVFAQGALEAAKFVVNQPTGLYHMKDVLGLT; translated from the coding sequence ATGAAATTACTGATTTGGGGACTGAGTGGTACCATGGGAAATCTAATTAGTGTTGCAGCACAGAAGGATTCCCATTGGTCAAATATAGCAGGGGTGGATGCTAAAAATCCCACAAGCAATTTAAAACACACACCAGAAGTGATTATTGACTTTTCACATCCATCGGCTCTGGAGGGTGTATTGGACTATGCCATGGCGCATGGGGTTCCTTTAGTCATCGGAACCACTGGATTTGAAAAAGAGCATCTAGAGGCCATTGATCAGGCAGCGAAGCACATTCCTGTATTACAGGCCACCAATATGTCTTTAGGAATGAATATTCTTTTTTCCTTGGTGGAGCAGGTGGCAGGAATGCTAAAGAATAAAGCGGATATTGAGGTGATTGAATCACATCATAACCGTAAAATGGATGCCCCTTCGGGTAGTGCAGTAACCATTGTGGAATGTATTGAAAAGGGATTAGGTGAAGCCCGTAAGCATCAGCATGGACGAGAAGGTCAATGCCCTAGAGAAAAAGGCGAGATTGGTGTGCATGCCATTCGTGGAGGCAATATTGTTGGATTTCATGAGGCGAACTTTATTAATGAATTGGAGACTGTTAAAGTCAGCCACGAAGCCCATGATCGGTCGGTATTTGCCCAAGGGGCATTAGAGGCTGCTAAGTTCGTTGTCAATCAGCCTACAGGGCTGTACCATATGAAAGACGTACTAGGCCTTACGTAA
- the dapD gene encoding 2,3,4,5-tetrahydropyridine-2,6-dicarboxylate N-acetyltransferase, whose amino-acid sequence MDAREIIKYIQESEKKTPVKVYIKGNLSEINWEQEGIKSFITGNTGVIFGEWKIVSKLMEANQKNIEDFVLENDRANSAIPLLDLKGIHARIEPGAIIREKVEIGNNAVIMMGASINIGAVIGEGTMIDMNVVVGGRGTIGKNCHIGAGAVIAGVIEPPSATPVIIEDDVVIGANAVVLEGIRVGKGSVVAAGAVVVQDVPPNVVVAGTPARVIKEIDEKTKSKTEIVKELRSLIEE is encoded by the coding sequence ATGGATGCAAGAGAAATTATTAAATACATACAAGAGAGTGAAAAGAAAACACCAGTTAAGGTATATATTAAAGGGAATTTGAGCGAGATTAATTGGGAGCAAGAAGGGATAAAAAGCTTCATTACAGGCAACACTGGGGTGATCTTTGGGGAGTGGAAGATTGTTTCTAAGTTAATGGAGGCAAACCAAAAGAATATTGAAGATTTTGTATTGGAAAATGATCGTGCAAATTCTGCGATCCCTTTATTAGACTTAAAGGGTATTCACGCAAGAATTGAACCCGGTGCCATTATTCGAGAAAAGGTTGAAATTGGTAATAATGCTGTGATTATGATGGGTGCAAGCATTAACATTGGAGCGGTCATTGGAGAAGGTACCATGATTGACATGAATGTTGTGGTAGGTGGACGTGGAACAATTGGTAAAAATTGTCACATAGGAGCAGGAGCTGTGATCGCTGGTGTCATTGAACCCCCTTCAGCAACTCCGGTTATTATCGAAGATGATGTTGTGATTGGAGCTAACGCAGTTGTACTTGAGGGAATTCGAGTTGGAAAGGGATCTGTTGTGGCCGCCGGTGCGGTTGTAGTTCAAGATGTACCACCTAATGTGGTAGTAGCAGGAACGCCAGCTAGGGTCATAAAGGAAATAGATGAAAAGACAAAATCAAAAACAGAAATCGTGAAAGAGCTACGTAGCTTGATAGAGGAGTAA